One stretch of Streptomyces sp. 135 DNA includes these proteins:
- a CDS encoding glycogen debranching N-terminal domain-containing protein, producing MSDRHRLLVRGRTFVAVGAGGDISGVGGARGGGAGPDGLFVRDARHVSRWQLTADGAVPEILAPVEMSAAATDAARCVLVPRGGRQEPPAYTILREQAVADGAFVDSLRIVSNRPVVTRVRIALTVDADFTDQFELRADHRTYAKPGAVRTRRALDGDDAVRGVEFGYRRGEWRARTTVTADPAPDGVEETGAGARRLVWTLEVDAHDTVEVALRAVACSHGEAAPRPPDSPAEAVRQLDAMREDLWSGFTLISGWPALADACARGLADLAVLRVPATGPDGEALSVPGAGVPWFLTLLGRDALLTSLFALPYVPDLAAATLPALAATQATETVPGAVAQPGKIVHEVRHGELAHFGQVPFGRYYGSVDATPLFLVLLGAYTEQAGDTALARRLEPAARAAVGWMLDHGGLTSRGYLVYRADQGGLANQNWKDSPGAICSADGSGASGPVMAAGAQGYAYDALCRTAWLARTVWGDPVYADLLAQAAADLRDRFQRDFWMPGQNFPALALDGEGRQADALASDAGHLLWSGLLDKEYGEAVGRRLLEPDFFSGWGVRTVAAGQPAFHPLSYHRGSVWPHDNALIALGLARYGLHDEARTVARGLVSAAATADGRLPEVLAGYDKAAYPVPVPYPHACALESKSAAAPLALLTAVGGA from the coding sequence ATGAGTGACCGGCATCGGCTGCTGGTGCGGGGGCGGACGTTCGTGGCCGTCGGCGCGGGCGGCGACATCAGCGGGGTCGGCGGTGCGCGGGGCGGTGGCGCGGGGCCGGACGGCCTGTTCGTACGGGACGCGCGGCATGTGAGCCGCTGGCAGCTGACCGCCGACGGAGCCGTGCCCGAGATCCTCGCGCCGGTCGAGATGTCCGCGGCCGCCACCGACGCGGCGCGCTGCGTGCTCGTGCCGCGCGGCGGCCGCCAGGAGCCGCCTGCGTACACGATCCTGCGCGAACAGGCCGTCGCCGACGGCGCGTTCGTGGATTCCCTGCGGATCGTGAGCAACCGCCCGGTGGTGACCCGGGTGCGGATCGCGCTGACCGTGGACGCCGACTTCACCGACCAGTTCGAGCTGCGCGCCGATCACCGTACGTACGCCAAGCCGGGCGCCGTCAGGACCCGGCGGGCGCTCGACGGCGACGACGCCGTGCGGGGGGTCGAGTTCGGTTACCGGCGCGGCGAATGGCGGGCCCGCACCACGGTGACCGCCGACCCCGCGCCGGACGGCGTCGAGGAGACCGGCGCCGGCGCGCGTCGCCTCGTATGGACGCTGGAGGTCGACGCACACGACACGGTCGAGGTGGCACTGCGTGCCGTCGCGTGTTCGCATGGGGAGGCAGCGCCCCGGCCGCCCGACTCGCCCGCCGAGGCCGTACGTCAACTGGACGCGATGCGCGAAGACTTGTGGTCCGGTTTCACGCTGATCAGCGGATGGCCCGCCCTCGCCGACGCCTGCGCGCGCGGCCTCGCCGACCTCGCGGTGCTCAGGGTCCCGGCGACGGGCCCGGACGGCGAGGCGCTGAGCGTGCCGGGCGCGGGCGTGCCCTGGTTCCTGACCCTGCTGGGCCGCGATGCCCTGCTGACCTCGCTCTTCGCCCTGCCCTATGTGCCGGACCTGGCCGCGGCGACGCTGCCCGCGCTCGCCGCGACGCAGGCCACGGAGACCGTCCCGGGCGCGGTCGCCCAGCCCGGCAAGATCGTCCACGAGGTGCGGCACGGCGAACTCGCCCACTTCGGTCAGGTGCCGTTCGGCCGCTACTACGGCTCGGTCGACGCGACGCCGCTGTTCCTGGTGCTGCTCGGCGCGTACACCGAGCAGGCGGGGGACACCGCGCTCGCCCGCCGCCTCGAACCGGCCGCGCGCGCCGCCGTCGGCTGGATGCTGGACCACGGCGGGCTCACCTCGCGCGGCTACCTCGTCTACCGCGCGGACCAGGGCGGCCTCGCCAACCAGAACTGGAAGGACTCGCCCGGCGCGATCTGCTCCGCCGACGGCAGCGGGGCGAGCGGGCCGGTCATGGCCGCGGGCGCGCAGGGGTACGCGTACGACGCCCTGTGCCGCACCGCCTGGCTGGCGCGGACGGTCTGGGGCGACCCGGTGTACGCGGATCTGCTCGCGCAGGCGGCGGCCGATCTGCGCGACCGCTTCCAGCGGGACTTCTGGATGCCGGGGCAGAACTTCCCGGCCCTCGCGCTGGACGGCGAGGGCCGGCAGGCCGACGCGCTCGCCTCGGACGCCGGGCACCTGCTGTGGTCGGGCCTGCTCGACAAGGAGTACGGCGAGGCGGTGGGCCGGCGGCTCCTGGAGCCGGACTTCTTCTCGGGCTGGGGCGTGCGGACGGTGGCGGCCGGGCAGCCCGCGTTCCATCCGCTCTCCTACCACCGGGGTTCGGTGTGGCCGCACGACAACGCCCTGATCGCGCTGGGCCTCGCGCGCTACGGCCTGCACGACGAGGCCCGCACGGTGGCGCGCGGCCTGGTCTCCGCCGCCGCCACGGCGGACGGCCGCCTGCCGGAGGTCCTCGCGGGCTACGACAAGGCGGCGTACCCGGTGCCGGTCCCGTACCCCCACGCGTGCGCCCTGGAATCGAAGTCGGCGGCGGCACCGCTGGCGTTGCTGACGGCGGTGGGCGGGGCGTGA
- the nirD gene encoding nitrite reductase small subunit NirD: MSTAPTRVHLRYADDWFEVCERARLTPGRGIAALLPDGRQAALFLDREGRAYAIDNRDPFTGAAVLSRGLLGSEAGRPFVASPLLKQRFDLETGRCLDDDEVAVQTHPVRIA; this comes from the coding sequence ATGAGCACCGCCCCCACGCGTGTCCACCTGCGCTACGCCGACGACTGGTTCGAGGTCTGCGAGCGCGCCCGGCTGACCCCGGGCCGGGGCATCGCCGCCCTGCTGCCCGACGGCCGCCAGGCGGCGCTCTTCCTCGACCGCGAGGGACGCGCGTACGCCATCGACAACCGCGATCCGTTCACGGGCGCCGCGGTGCTCTCCCGGGGCCTGCTCGGCTCCGAGGCCGGCCGTCCGTTCGTCGCCTCGCCGCTCCTCAAGCAGCGGTTCGACCTGGAGACGGGGCGGTGCCTGGACGACGACGAGGTCGCCGTCCAGACGCATCCCGTGCGGATCGCCTGA
- the nirB gene encoding nitrite reductase large subunit NirB yields the protein MPTPPNPVHTPRAPHHRPTIVLVGHGMVGQRFLEAAVERGLAASHRIVVLCEEPRPAYDRVQLTSYFSGRTPDELSLTDREFLDAHGIELYVDEPAESFDREGRTVTARSGRVVPYDTLVLATGSYPFVPPVPGKDATGCFVYRTIQDLLAIEEYAKKRATTGAVVGGGLLGLEAAGALRGLGLATHVVEFAPRLMPVQVDEGGGAALLRTITGMGLTVHTGTGTQEIVTDGDGAVTAMKLSDGQELATDLVVFSAGVRPRDQLARDHGLAVGERGGITVDEQCRTSDPDVYAIGECAQAVDGRVYGLVAPGYEMAQTAAAAIAADRRARFTGADLSTKLKLLGVDVASFGDAHGTAEGCLDVVYSDSRSGTYKKLVIGAGGELLGGILVGDAEAYGLLRPLTGTVPPLPPEQLVLPEGAGAPVALGPESLPGSAVICSCHNVTKEAIQACATLPEVKKCTKAGTGCGSCVKVIGQLLPQSGDKGLCGCFGQTRQELYEIVRVLRITSFRALLDGHGREAARGGEGCEVCKPTVGSIIASLAPTIGAEGYVLDGEQAALQDTNDHFLANLQKNGSYSVVPRIPGGEITPEKLIVIGEVARDFGLYTKITGGQRIDLFGARVEQLPMIWTRLVDAGFESGHAYGKALRTVKSCVGQTWCRYGVQDSVRMAIDLELRYRGLRAPHKLKSAVSGCARECAEAQSKDFGVIATASGWNLYVGGNGGATPRHADLLAQDLDDAELVRLIDRFLMFYIRTADRLERTAAWLERIDGGLDHVRDVVVHDSLGICAELEALMADHVTHYRDEWAETLDDPERLARFVSFVNAPGVPDPTVGFVPERDQIKPDLPLLSIGPRPLEGASR from the coding sequence ATGCCGACACCCCCGAACCCCGTACACACCCCGCGGGCCCCACACCACCGCCCCACGATCGTGCTCGTCGGCCACGGCATGGTCGGCCAGCGCTTCCTGGAGGCCGCCGTCGAGCGCGGTCTCGCGGCGAGCCACCGGATCGTGGTGCTCTGCGAGGAGCCGCGCCCCGCCTACGACCGGGTGCAGCTCACCTCGTACTTCTCGGGCCGCACGCCCGACGAACTCTCCCTCACCGACCGGGAGTTCCTCGACGCGCACGGCATCGAGCTGTACGTCGACGAGCCCGCCGAGAGCTTCGACCGCGAGGGGAGGACGGTCACGGCCCGCTCCGGGCGCGTCGTCCCGTACGACACGCTGGTCCTCGCCACCGGTTCGTACCCCTTCGTGCCGCCCGTGCCGGGCAAGGACGCGACGGGCTGCTTCGTCTACCGCACCATCCAGGACCTCCTCGCCATCGAGGAGTACGCGAAGAAGCGCGCGACGACCGGCGCGGTGGTCGGCGGCGGTCTGCTCGGCCTGGAGGCGGCGGGCGCGCTGCGCGGCCTCGGACTCGCCACGCACGTCGTGGAGTTCGCGCCGCGGCTGATGCCGGTGCAGGTCGACGAGGGCGGCGGCGCGGCGCTCCTGCGCACCATCACCGGCATGGGCCTGACGGTCCACACGGGCACCGGCACGCAGGAGATCGTGACCGACGGGGACGGCGCGGTCACCGCCATGAAGCTCTCCGACGGCCAAGAGCTCGCCACGGACCTCGTGGTGTTCTCCGCCGGTGTCCGCCCGCGCGACCAGCTGGCCCGCGACCACGGTCTGGCGGTCGGCGAGCGCGGCGGCATCACCGTGGACGAGCAGTGCCGCACCAGCGACCCGGACGTGTACGCGATCGGCGAGTGCGCGCAGGCCGTGGACGGCCGCGTCTACGGTCTGGTCGCGCCCGGGTACGAGATGGCGCAGACGGCCGCCGCCGCCATCGCCGCCGACCGCAGGGCGCGCTTCACGGGCGCCGACCTGTCGACCAAGCTGAAGCTCCTCGGCGTCGACGTCGCCTCCTTCGGCGACGCGCACGGCACGGCGGAGGGCTGCCTCGACGTCGTCTACTCCGACTCGCGCTCGGGCACGTACAAGAAGCTGGTGATCGGCGCGGGCGGTGAGCTGCTCGGCGGCATCCTCGTCGGCGACGCGGAGGCGTACGGCCTGCTGCGCCCGCTCACCGGGACCGTGCCGCCGCTGCCGCCCGAGCAGCTGGTGCTGCCCGAGGGCGCGGGCGCCCCCGTCGCGCTCGGCCCGGAGTCGCTGCCGGGCAGCGCGGTGATCTGCAGCTGCCACAACGTCACCAAGGAAGCCATCCAGGCCTGCGCCACGCTGCCCGAGGTCAAGAAGTGCACCAAGGCCGGTACGGGCTGCGGCAGTTGCGTGAAGGTCATCGGGCAGCTCCTTCCGCAGTCCGGCGACAAGGGGCTGTGCGGCTGCTTCGGGCAGACCCGTCAGGAGCTGTACGAGATCGTGCGCGTCCTGCGGATCACGTCGTTCCGCGCGCTGCTCGACGGGCACGGCCGTGAGGCGGCGCGCGGCGGCGAGGGCTGCGAGGTGTGCAAGCCGACGGTCGGCTCCATCATCGCCTCGCTGGCCCCGACGATCGGCGCCGAGGGGTATGTCCTGGACGGCGAGCAGGCCGCGCTCCAGGACACCAACGACCACTTCCTGGCCAACCTCCAGAAGAACGGCTCCTACTCGGTGGTGCCCCGCATCCCCGGCGGCGAGATCACCCCGGAGAAGCTCATCGTCATCGGCGAGGTGGCGCGGGACTTCGGCCTCTACACGAAGATCACCGGGGGTCAGCGCATCGACCTCTTCGGGGCCCGCGTGGAGCAACTGCCGATGATCTGGACGCGCCTTGTGGACGCGGGCTTCGAGTCCGGGCACGCCTACGGCAAGGCGCTGCGCACCGTGAAGTCCTGCGTCGGGCAGACCTGGTGCCGCTACGGCGTGCAGGACTCCGTGCGCATGGCCATCGACCTGGAGCTGCGCTACCGCGGCCTGCGCGCCCCGCACAAGCTGAAGTCGGCGGTCTCCGGCTGCGCCCGCGAGTGCGCCGAGGCCCAGTCGAAGGACTTCGGCGTGATCGCCACGGCGAGCGGCTGGAACCTGTACGTGGGCGGCAACGGCGGCGCGACCCCGCGCCACGCCGACCTGCTCGCGCAGGACCTGGACGACGCGGAACTGGTCCGTCTCATCGACCGGTTCCTGATGTTCTACATCCGCACCGCCGACCGCCTGGAGCGCACCGCGGCCTGGCTGGAGCGGATCGACGGCGGCCTCGACCACGTACGCGACGTGGTCGTCCACGACTCGCTCGGCATCTGCGCCGAGCTGGAGGCGCTGATGGCCGACCACGTCACGCACTACCGCGACGAGTGGGCCGAGACCCTCGACGACCCGGAGCGGCTCGCGCGCTTCGTGTCCTTCGTGAACGCGCCGGGCGTGCCGGACCCCACGGTCGGCTTCGTCCCGGAGCGCGACCAGATCAAGCCGGACCTGCCCCTGCTGTCCATCGGCCCCCGCCCCCTGGAAGGAGCCTCCCGATGA
- a CDS encoding ROK family protein, translated as MLHLVRSGRATTRGALQEVTGLSRATVGQRLGRLFRAGWVREGAGGPVDSPLGGRPALRLEFDETHAVVLAAALETRHARTALLTLGGEIIAERSGPVAVEDGPDAVLGGLGARFGELLRESGRSAASVCGIGLAVPGPVDTGTGRVVQPPIMPGWDGYDIRTRLRRAFTEALPATSATLIHPALPDLPGFPDLSHLPVLVDNDANLMAYGEQHTHYPDCAAFALVKVSTGIGAGVVVDGAVYRGIDGGAGDIGHIRVPEGADALCRCGSHGCLAAVASGGAVARRLTEAGVAAASGSDVRALLEAGHPEAVRFAREAGRHVGEVLATVVTLLNPGVLMIAGDLAGTPFLTGVRELLYQRALPRSTAHLDVVTSRLGERAALIGAATLVVEHLYAPDRAEERLAALGV; from the coding sequence CTGCTGCACCTCGTACGCAGCGGCCGGGCCACCACCCGCGGCGCCCTTCAGGAGGTCACCGGCCTGTCGCGGGCCACGGTGGGGCAGCGGCTCGGGCGGCTCTTCCGGGCCGGGTGGGTGCGGGAGGGGGCCGGGGGCCCGGTGGACTCGCCGCTCGGCGGGCGGCCCGCGCTGCGCCTGGAGTTCGACGAGACGCACGCCGTGGTGCTCGCCGCCGCCCTGGAGACCCGGCACGCCCGCACCGCCCTGCTCACCCTCGGCGGCGAGATCATCGCCGAGCGGTCGGGACCCGTCGCCGTGGAGGACGGCCCCGACGCGGTCCTCGGCGGACTGGGCGCCCGCTTCGGTGAGCTGCTGCGCGAGAGCGGGCGGTCCGCCGCGTCGGTCTGCGGCATCGGGCTGGCCGTGCCGGGCCCCGTGGACACCGGGACGGGCCGCGTCGTCCAGCCGCCGATCATGCCGGGCTGGGACGGCTACGACATAAGGACCCGCCTGCGCCGGGCGTTCACCGAGGCCCTGCCCGCCACCTCCGCCACCCTCATCCACCCCGCCCTCCCAGATCTCCCCGGCTTCCCCGACCTCTCCCACCTCCCCGTCCTCGTCGACAACGACGCCAACCTCATGGCGTACGGCGAACAGCACACCCACTACCCGGACTGCGCGGCCTTCGCCCTGGTCAAGGTCTCCACGGGGATCGGCGCGGGCGTCGTGGTGGACGGCGCGGTCTACCGGGGCATCGACGGCGGCGCGGGCGACATCGGCCACATCCGGGTGCCCGAGGGAGCGGACGCCCTGTGCCGGTGCGGCTCGCACGGCTGCCTCGCCGCCGTGGCCAGCGGCGGGGCGGTGGCCCGCAGGCTGACGGAGGCGGGCGTCGCGGCGGCCTCCGGCTCAGATGTGCGGGCGCTCCTGGAGGCGGGCCACCCCGAGGCCGTACGGTTCGCGCGCGAGGCGGGGCGGCACGTCGGCGAGGTCCTGGCGACCGTCGTGACCCTCCTGAACCCGGGCGTTCTCATGATCGCCGGAGATCTGGCCGGAACCCCCTTCCTCACGGGCGTACGTGAGCTGCTGTACCAGCGGGCCCTGCCCCGCTCCACCGCCCACCTGGACGTCGTCACCTCCCGCCTGGGCGAGCGCGCGGCCCTGATCGGCGCGGCAACGCTCGTGGTGGAGCACTTGTACGCGCCGGACCGGGCGGAGGAGCGGCTCGCCGCCCTGGGGGTGTAG
- a CDS encoding group III truncated hemoglobin, producing the protein MDIATRADLDVLLRRFYTAAFADPLIGPFFTEIAGTDLDVHLPRITDFWERALWRTADYRRDAFAPHAALHTARPFTAEHFGRWVQLWHATVDGLHRGPNADRAKAQGERIALALLRRLGGKDAPTAGDGPGFVPLAAVELRMAA; encoded by the coding sequence ATGGACATCGCCACCCGAGCCGACCTCGACGTACTGCTCCGCCGCTTCTACACGGCCGCGTTCGCCGATCCGCTCATCGGCCCGTTCTTCACGGAGATCGCCGGGACCGACCTCGATGTCCACCTCCCGCGCATCACCGACTTCTGGGAACGCGCGCTCTGGCGCACCGCCGACTACCGGCGCGACGCCTTCGCCCCGCACGCCGCGCTGCACACGGCCCGCCCGTTCACCGCCGAGCACTTCGGCCGCTGGGTGCAGCTGTGGCACGCCACGGTCGACGGGCTGCACCGCGGCCCGAACGCGGACCGCGCGAAGGCGCAGGGCGAGCGGATCGCGCTCGCCCTGCTGCGGCGCCTCGGCGGCAAGGACGCGCCCACCGCCGGGGACGGCCCCGGCTTCGTCCCGCTGGCGGCGGTGGAACTGCGGATGGCCGCGTAG
- a CDS encoding sugar ABC transporter permease: MRRTLPGRKPLGTQNRTLWFWVFVGPFALGLVLFTYVPLAWSVYLSFFDAHNTVSPTDFVGFDNYTSMLRNEAFTGSLVTFAVFSAFIVPTTFVLSLALALMVNRMHRAQAFFRSVFFLPAACSYVVAALIWKLSIFNGVRFGLANTVLGWFGADQIAWLSTTEPPWYWLVIVTLRLWLQAGFYMILFLAGLQRISPTLYEAAAVDGARPGWQVLRHVTLPQLRATSIAVTLLLVINAFQAFDEFYNLLSDSQGYPPYARPPLVYLYYTALGQEQNLGFGSAGAVILALVIAVVTVGQARWFGLGGKEDRQR, encoded by the coding sequence GTGAGGCGGACGTTGCCGGGAAGGAAGCCGCTGGGCACCCAGAACCGCACCCTCTGGTTCTGGGTGTTCGTCGGACCCTTCGCGCTGGGCCTGGTCCTCTTCACATACGTACCGCTCGCCTGGAGCGTCTACCTCAGCTTCTTCGACGCCCACAACACCGTCTCCCCCACCGACTTCGTCGGCTTCGACAACTACACGTCGATGCTGCGGAACGAGGCGTTCACCGGCAGCCTCGTCACCTTCGCGGTCTTCTCGGCGTTCATCGTGCCCACCACGTTCGTCCTGTCGCTCGCGCTCGCCCTGATGGTCAACCGCATGCACCGGGCGCAGGCGTTCTTCCGGTCGGTCTTCTTCCTGCCCGCCGCGTGCAGCTACGTCGTGGCGGCGCTGATCTGGAAGCTGTCGATCTTCAACGGCGTGCGGTTCGGGCTCGCCAACACCGTCCTCGGCTGGTTCGGCGCCGACCAGATCGCGTGGCTCTCCACGACGGAGCCGCCCTGGTACTGGCTGGTCATCGTCACGCTGCGGCTCTGGCTCCAGGCGGGCTTCTACATGATCCTCTTCCTGGCGGGTCTGCAACGGATCTCCCCCACCCTCTACGAGGCGGCGGCGGTGGACGGCGCGCGGCCCGGCTGGCAGGTCCTGCGCCACGTCACGCTCCCGCAGCTGCGCGCGACGTCGATCGCGGTGACGCTGCTCCTGGTGATCAACGCCTTCCAGGCCTTCGACGAGTTCTACAACCTGCTCTCGGACTCCCAGGGCTATCCGCCCTACGCCCGCCCGCCGCTCGTCTACCTCTACTACACGGCGCTCGGCCAGGAGCAGAACCTCGGATTCGGCAGCGCAGGCGCGGTGATCCTCGCGTTGGTCATCGCGGTGGTGACGGTCGGCCAGGCGCGCTGGTTCGGCCTCGGCGGGAAGGAGGACCGACAGCGGTGA
- a CDS encoding carbohydrate ABC transporter permease, giving the protein MDDALVRAGRALRVVLLFALALLFLIPFYLLVRNGLASEEDITSPDWTFFPTTLRWSNLSELFDDPTVPMARALLNSSLIAVATTLGTVVLASLAGYGLARVPYRHADRVFYAILGTMMVPAAVTFVPSFVLVSSLGWVSTLRGLIIPTLFSAFACFVFRQYFLGFPRELEDAARVDGLGYWRTYWRVVVPNSRPVFAAVGTIVFIGAWNSFLWPLVIGQDREAWTVQVALATFTTSQVIRLHQLFVAAAVSIVPILVVFLFFQRWIVAGVERSGIDD; this is encoded by the coding sequence ATGGACGACGCCCTGGTCCGGGCGGGCCGCGCGCTGCGGGTCGTCCTGCTGTTCGCGCTCGCCCTGCTGTTCCTGATCCCCTTCTACCTCCTCGTCCGCAACGGCCTCGCGTCCGAGGAGGACATCACCTCCCCCGACTGGACGTTCTTCCCCACCACGCTGCGCTGGTCGAACCTCTCGGAGCTCTTCGACGACCCGACGGTGCCGATGGCGCGCGCCCTGCTCAACTCGTCGCTGATCGCCGTCGCCACGACCCTCGGCACGGTCGTCCTCGCCTCACTCGCCGGGTACGGCCTGGCGCGCGTCCCCTACCGCCACGCCGACCGCGTCTTCTACGCGATCCTCGGCACGATGATGGTCCCGGCGGCCGTCACCTTCGTACCGAGCTTCGTGCTGGTCTCGTCCCTCGGCTGGGTGTCGACCCTGCGCGGCCTGATCATCCCGACGCTCTTCTCGGCCTTCGCGTGCTTCGTCTTCCGGCAGTACTTCCTCGGCTTCCCGAGGGAGCTGGAGGACGCGGCCCGGGTGGACGGCCTCGGCTACTGGCGTACGTACTGGCGCGTGGTCGTCCCGAACTCCCGTCCCGTCTTCGCGGCCGTCGGCACGATCGTGTTCATCGGCGCGTGGAACTCCTTCCTGTGGCCACTGGTGATCGGCCAGGACCGGGAGGCGTGGACGGTCCAGGTGGCGCTGGCCACGTTCACGACTTCCCAGGTCATCCGGCTGCACCAGCTGTTCGTCGCGGCGGCGGTGTCGATCGTGCCGATCCTCGTGGTCTTCCTGTTCTTCCAGCGGTGGATCGTGGCGGGGGTGGAGAGATCGGGCATCGACGACTGA
- a CDS encoding sugar ABC transporter substrate-binding protein, with product MTISRRTLLGTGAALGLLTACGSNTGRGGGGSGGKGPRLAQWYHQYGEAGTEQAVKRYAAAYEKADVQVQWRPGNYDEQTAAALLTDSGPDVFEVNGPSLDQIRKGQVVDLTDLFDGVKDDFDPAVLAPKTYDGKIWAIPQVVDMHLLYYRKSLLDDAGVEPPRSLAALVDAAKALTTKKVKGLFLGNDGGAGALGITPLYAAGLESVTEDGEVGFDDPAAARALGRLRQLYADKSLLLGAPSDWSDPSAFTQELTAMQWCGLWALPAVREALGDDFGVLALPPEGSGGRPALPVGSYGAAVNARSDHKEEAKDFLKWLWIDRTEYQEDFALSYGFHIPARLSLAKKADKLKEGPAEDAVRYSTEYGYAQPLLWTPASRTAYQDALSRIIKSGANPESELRSVMREVRAELARVKKKR from the coding sequence ATGACCATCAGCCGCAGGACACTGCTCGGGACCGGCGCGGCGCTCGGCCTGCTCACCGCGTGCGGGTCGAACACGGGGCGTGGCGGCGGGGGTTCGGGCGGCAAGGGCCCGCGGCTCGCGCAGTGGTACCACCAGTACGGCGAGGCGGGCACCGAGCAGGCCGTGAAGCGGTACGCCGCCGCGTACGAGAAGGCCGACGTCCAAGTGCAGTGGCGGCCCGGCAACTACGACGAGCAGACCGCCGCGGCCCTGCTCACCGACTCCGGGCCCGACGTCTTCGAGGTCAACGGCCCCTCCCTGGACCAGATCCGCAAGGGGCAGGTCGTCGACCTCACCGACCTGTTCGACGGGGTGAAGGACGACTTCGACCCGGCGGTGCTCGCCCCGAAGACGTACGACGGGAAGATCTGGGCGATCCCCCAGGTCGTCGACATGCACCTGCTCTACTACCGCAAGAGCCTGCTCGACGACGCGGGCGTCGAGCCGCCCCGGAGCCTGGCGGCGCTGGTCGACGCGGCGAAGGCGCTGACGACGAAGAAGGTGAAGGGCCTCTTCCTCGGCAACGACGGCGGCGCGGGCGCCCTCGGCATCACCCCGCTGTACGCGGCCGGCCTGGAGTCGGTCACGGAGGACGGCGAGGTCGGCTTCGACGACCCGGCCGCCGCCCGCGCCCTCGGCAGACTGCGCCAGCTGTACGCCGACAAGTCACTGCTGCTCGGCGCGCCCTCCGACTGGTCGGACCCCTCGGCGTTCACGCAGGAGCTGACCGCCATGCAGTGGTGCGGCCTGTGGGCGCTGCCCGCCGTACGCGAGGCGCTGGGCGACGACTTCGGTGTCCTCGCCCTGCCCCCGGAAGGCTCGGGCGGCAGGCCCGCGCTGCCCGTCGGGTCGTACGGCGCGGCGGTGAACGCCCGCAGCGACCACAAGGAGGAGGCGAAGGACTTCCTGAAGTGGCTGTGGATCGACAGGACGGAGTACCAGGAGGACTTCGCGCTCTCCTACGGCTTCCACATCCCGGCCCGGCTCTCCCTCGCGAAGAAGGCCGACAAGCTGAAGGAGGGGCCGGCGGAGGACGCCGTGCGCTACTCCACCGAGTACGGCTACGCCCAGCCGCTGCTGTGGACACCGGCGAGCCGCACCGCCTACCAGGACGCGCTGAGCCGGATCATCAAGTCCGGCGCGAACCCGGAGAGCGAGCTCAGGTCCGTCATGCGCGAGGTACGGGCGGAGCTGGCCCGGGTCAAGAAGAAGCGGTGA